DNA from Bacillus sp. Marseille-P3661:
CCATTTTCTAGGCCATTTTCAACAACTCTGCTACCTCCAGCTAATAGAGTAGCTCCTTCTTCTTTACCTTTTTCAATATAATGAAGAACAGTATTCAATTGGCTTTCACTTGCACAAGGTCCCATCCAAGTTTCCTCGCGAAGACCGTCACCAACTTTTAATTCTTTAACTTTTGCAACTAATTTTTCTTTAAATGCTTCATAAACTTCGCTTTGTACAATTACACGGCTCGTACAAGTACATTTTTGACCTGTTGAACGTAGACCACCGCTGATTGTTGCCTCTACTGCTAAATCTAAATCTGCATCATTAGCAACGATAACTGGGTTTTTACCGCCCATTTCTAATTGGTATTTAGCGCCACGAGCTAAAGCACCTGCTCCTACAGCTTTACCAACTTGGTCTGAACCAGTGAATGTAATTCCATTAATATCTTTGTGATCAATAATACCTTGTCCGATTACAGAACCAGATCCAGTTACTAAGTTTAAAACACCTGCAGGTAATCCAGCTTCAGCAAAGCATTCAACAACCTTTGCAGCTGTTACTGCTGTTTCACCAGCTGGTTTAAGCACAACCGTGTTACCATAAACCAAAGCAGGCGCTATTTTCCAAATCGGAATCGCTACTGGGAAGTTCCAAGGTGTAATCACACCTACAACACCTAATGGTTTACGTGTTGTAAACATTAATGCTTCACTATCAGTTGATGGGATTACATCCCCAACTTTTCTCAAGCCTTCTCCTGCATAATAGCGTAGAATTGCGATACCACGAGCTGTTTCACCTTTTGCTTCTGGGAATGTTTTTCCCATTTCTTTTGTCATTGTTGCAGCGATTTCATCGATATTTTTTTCGATAACATTAGCAATTTTATAAAGAAAATCGCCTCTTGCTGAACCTGATAATTTTCTCCATGCAACTTGAGCAGTTTTTGCAGCTGCAACTGCTTTATCTAAATCTTCTTTTGTTGACTTTTGAACATATCCAACGATTTCATTTTTATTAGCAGGATTAATGCTAGCTGTCACTTCTTCTGATGTTCCTGCTACCCATTCACCATTAATGTAGTTCAANGCTGCAACTGCTTTATCTAAATCTTCTTTTGTTGACTTTTGAACATATCCAACGATTTCATTTTTATTAGCAGGATTAATGCTAGCTGTCACTTCTTCTGATGTTCCTGCTACCCATTCACCATTAATGTAGTTCAAATATGTTTTTACATCTGTTTGTACAGTCATAATTTTACTACCACCTTATCGTTAATATTTTACTAGCTTAGTATAACACTTGTTTATTAGAATGTGGGACCAATTCTCCAAATTCCAAAATCATGTTGTTTTAGTATCTCTGCTTTTGTTAATTTACCTGATGAAACTGTAGTAATTTCAGAAAAAATCCGTTGACCAACTTCACTAACTGTTTCAGTACCATCGATAATTGTACCAGCGTTTAAGTCGATATTATCAGACATTTTTTCAAATATATTTGAATTTGTTGAGATTTTAATCGTTGGTGCAATCGGTGAACCAGTAGGCGTACCTCTACCTGTTGTAAATAATACGATTTGAGCTCCACCAGCAACCATACCTGTTAATTGTTCAATATCATGACCAGGTGTATCCATCCATACTAATCCTTTTTTCGTCGGTGCCTCTGCATAGTTGATTAGTTCTTGTAACGGACGACTGCCTGCTTTATTCGCAGCTCCAAGTGATTTTTCTTCTAATGAACTAAGCCCACCTTTGATATTACCAGGACTTGGGTTACCTGTACGAATGTCAACACCCATTAAAATCGAACGGTTTTCCATCGCTTCAATTACTTCATATACACGTTTAGCAACTTGATCATCAACGGCACGTGCTGCTAATAAATGCTCTGCACCAATAAGTTCTGTTGTTTCTGCAAGGATTGCAGTTCCACCATGATCAACAATCATGTCACTTACAACACCTACAGCAGGATTTGCAGATAATCCTGAGCAAGCATCAGAGCCGCCGCATTCTGTTCCAATAATTAATTCACTTATGTCACACTCTTCACGCATCAATGCAGACGCATCCTGTACCATTTTGGCAGCAACCTTTGCACCTTCAGCAATGGCTTGAAGTGTGCCGCCGTGATCTTGGATTGAGACTGTTACTACTGGTTTCCCGCTTTTCGCAATTTCACCAGCTACACTTCGAGCTTGATGTGTTTCACAACCTAATCCTAAAACAACAACACCATATACATTTGGATTCAATCCCATTCCAACATAAGTACGGAATGTTTGATCATAGTCAACCCCTACTTGTGCACATCCATGCTGATGAATAAAAGAAACTGTTCCTTGAACAAGTTCTGTAATTTGTTTTGCGGCTTGAGTAGCGCAAGTAATGGTCGGTAGGATTAGTACATGATTACGAATTCCTACTTTACCATCCGGACGACGATAACCCCAAAATTTACTTGTCAATTTTATCGCCCCTTCCTCTTTTGCCTTCTAAATTATGAATATGAACATGCTGTCCAACTTCAATATCTTTTACTGCAACACCGATTACTTCCCCATATTTGATGATGTCTTCACCTAGTTTAATAGGTACAACAGCAAATTTATGACCAAATTCGATAGGATCTTTTATTGTAACATTGAATGTTTTATCTTGGCAGACTACCTCTAATGAAGTTCCTGATTCAATATAATCTAAAGCTATCGCTACCTTATCGTGAGGTTTCATCATAACTGTTTTATGAGCTGTAGCCATAAAACAACCCCCTTTAGTTTTAGAATTCTATTAAGCTGTTACAGTAGCGTGACTTTTTACTGGATTACTTAACACACCAATACCAGAGATTTCAATATCAACACGGTCTCCATCAGCTAATGTAAATTCGTTTGGCGGAACGATACAAGTACCAGTAAGCAATACTGTACCATCAAAAATTACATTATCACGAGTTAAGTAAGAAACAAGCTCATCAAATTTTCTTTTTAATTGACCAGTGCTTGCAGAACCTTCAAATACTTGCTCATCGTTTCTAAAAATGCGGCAAGTAATTTCGAATTGATAAGGGTCTTCTACAGTTTCAGCTAAACGAATAGCAGGTCCAATTGAACAAGAATTTCTCCAAACCTTTGCTTGAGGCAAGTAAAGAGGGTTTTCTCCTTCGATATCACGGCTACTCATATCATTACCTACAATGTATCCAAGTACTTTACCTTGCTTATTAATTACAAGTCCAAGTTCTGGCTCAGGAATTTGCCATTCAGAATCTGAACGAATATATACATCCTGGTTAGGACCAACAGTACGCTTGTCAGTAGATTTGAAGAAAATCTCTGGACGTGGGGCATCATAAACTTTATCATAGAAAGTTTCAGCAACATCTAATTTACCTTGAGTTGCTTCGTAGTTTCTTGCTTCCTTACTCTTTAAGTATGTTACACCAGATGCCCAAACTTCAGGTGCTTCAATTGGAACGATTAAGTTTACATCTTCAACTTTAACTTCTAAAGGAACGCTATTAGCAATCACATCTTGAACGATTGCAAGTGCAGTTGTTTGTTTTTCATCAGCAGAGTTAATAACTTCCATGAAATCCTTTTGTGGTAGTGCATAAATGTTGCCTTCATCTGTTAATGCTGCTAACGTGATGTTGTTGTCTTGTGCAAAGCGAATAATTCTCATTTTTATTTGTCCCCTTCCATAATTCCAACACAGTTTTTTTTGTTTTATATTATCAAATCGAGTTTTTGTAAGATTACAAAAGATGAACTCAATCATCTTTTGTAATCGTCTTATCTTGGTAAACTAGCTCGATACTGATAGCCAAGTTTCGCTGATAGATCACAGCTTTTTTGTCGTAATAGTTCCGTATTTGTAGCGATTTCAGCATCTGTAAGTTGGTTGGCTGCTGCAGATAAACTTAGTGCGGCTACAACTCTTCCATCATGATTACGAATCGGAAATGCTACACAATAAACACCTGGTTCGTTTTCTTGATTATCAATTGCATAACCTTTTTCTCTTACACGATCCATTTCTTCAAGAAATTCTTCTTTACTAGAAATTGTATTTGGTGTTTGCTTAGTAAATTCATAGTCTTTTAGAATTTCTTCAATTTCATCATTTGACTTTGAAATTAAAAGCGCTTTCCCAACACCACTAGAATGAATAGGTACTCTACCACCGATTCTAGAATACAAAATCGTCGCGGTAGGGCTTTCAATTTTATCAATATATACCCCTTCATGACCCACTAAAAGAACAAGATGAACAGTTCTTCCAGTTTCTTTTGATATCTCTAGTAGATGCTGTTTCGCTAATGATCGAATATCTAGGTTTTGGATTACAAAGTTACCTCTTTCAAATAACTTTAATCCCAAGCGGTATTTGCCGTTTTCGGGATTTTGTTCGATATAATGATGCATTTGTAACGTTTTCAATAACGAGTGAACGGTGCTCTTGTGGAGCATCATCCGTTCACTAATATCCGTTATCTTTATTTCCGTTTCATATTCATCAAATAAATCTAAAATTCGTAGAGCCCGGTCTACAGCTTGAATTATAGGCATAGTGTTCATCCTTTTCATAATACTTACCAATAATTATAGTTTATTATACCTACATTGATAAGTATAGAATAATTAAGAACATTTGCAAGTATTTTATTAAACTGTTACTTTTTCCACTGGTACACCTAAACCTTCTGCACCTTTTTCAGATGTAGTTAAATGTGGCGCATAACGCTTTAATAACTCTAATCCTATCTGAGCTCTACGTACACGTTCTTTACATAGCGCAATAGAAGTACTTTCTAGGTGTGTTCCAGATGGATAAATATTAGGTGAATTTCTTAAACCAAATTTAATATAAACTGGAGCTGCAACTCTTATAATCTCAGGGATATCATAATGACGAATAAATCCACCGATGTCATCTGGTGCCTCTACATAAATATCAATTGGGATATCAATAACTTTACGAATAGCAGCTAGTTTTGCCAAAGTAAGATCTGTTGGTACGTTATACGTATCTGCACCAGCATCTTGAATTAGTTTGATAGATACTGGGTTTGATTGTGCCATTTGCACAGAAATTTTAACCACTAAATCTTCTGGAAGTTCACCAGCTTTTTTGAATTCATTTACTAGTACTAATAGACCTTCATCTGAAACTAAAATACTTCTAAAACCGAATCTAACTGCACGCTTGATATCTTCAATGGCATATACTAATTGGTCCATACCTTGTGAACGAAGACCAGCTATTTTACCAGCACTTGCTAATTGCATAGGAGTGATATCAAAAGTACCACGTGGCCCAACGAAAAGACTTACTTCTAAGTTTTCACGACGGCCAATTTCAGCCATTTGCTCAAGCTCTTCATCAGTTAATAGCATAATTCCGCTACCTTGTGAAATACGGTGAATATATACATCACGCTTTTTACATTCATCTACAAGTGCTTGAAATGAAGCAGGGCCTTCTACACTTGGTAGTTCTACACGGTATTGTGCTCCATCAGGGAATCTTTTAGTTGATGTTGGTAGATCATGGCAATCTGTACTTGGGTAACCTAATTTTTCAATAAAATCACGAGTTTCTTGCATTTACGTTTCCTCCTAAATCTGATTAGTTTGTTGTATTTATAGTAAGTTGAGACTTAAGTAATACATCAGTTTTATAGTCTAATACTGCTTCTTCTGAAACAGCAATAGGTACAACACCGTTAGCAGCATCTGTATGACCTATCATACGGTTACTTGCTGCAACTTGACGTTGACGTTTTTGCATTGTTGCTAAACGCTCTTTCGCTAATTCTTTTCTTTCGGCTCTAATATGATCAAATTTAAATTCTAATGAACCTGAACGGAATGCTGAATCATCAATGAATTGAATCTCACGTTCACGCAAACTTAAGTATAATAGATCACCAGTTTGCAAGTATAAAATTCCACCGTCTTCTTTAGCCTCAGGTGTCATATGACCAATTGCTGCACCATATGATACTCCAGAATAACGTCCATCGCTAATTAATGTTGCTAAACGCTTTAATTTACGGTTTGCATTGATATGCTGCATCGGTGTAAACATTTCTGGCATTCCAAATGCAACCGGTCCTTGGCCAGATACGAGAACTGCAATTTTCAAACTGCCATTATCAACCATCTTGTCAAATAGTGTGTGATAGTCCTCTGTTTTCCACTCATCGTAAGTACTTGGTGAATTTTGTTTTAATACCGCAAGAAGATTCTCATGGCTAAAGCTGCCATTATCTCTTAGCTTTGGCAAAAGATTGGAATCTAGTAAGCCATGGTTAGCATCATCTTCATTTTCATAATAAAGTACAAATGCAGCTTTTTTGTCGAAATCATCCAATTGATGTGTACTCATACCGCTAATTTTAACAACTGCGCTTTCAAAGAAGTTACCGGTTAACACATCTACGCCACTAAATGGTCGTCTAGGTTTAGACAAGATTACTGGATTGTCTTTTACATTATCCGCAGATAAGTTCTCTGTATTAGCTAGACGCTCACGCCATGTTTTGCCTGCAACAGTAGGTGCATCAACATCCATTGGAACTCCATTCTCTAACAACTCGTAGAATAAAGATTCCATACCACGACTTTCGCTATCACAGCACTGCATTGCAAGAGAGAATATGTCGCGTCCTTCTGTTAAACTATAATTAAACAAGTCTGGAATTGGGTGTGAATGATGAATTTCATCTAAATCCCATAAACTAAATTTAAATCCACCGTAAAGCATTCCAGCTACTGTATGCATCATTAAATTTGTAGAACCGCCTGATGCGCTATGAATACGGATTGCATTGCGAATATTTGTTGCCATAATATTGGCAGCCCCATAATACGGATCATTAATCATTACTGCTAAGCTATCAAGCACTTCATTTACTTGTGATTGGTTCGGTGATTGTGTAAGCAGCTCTACTGCAGGGTGAACTAATCCCATACCCGCAACTAAGTGACGTGAGCTATTACCTGTACCATTGAACGCGCAAACGCCTCCGCTTCCATCACATGTTGCAACTGCTAAACGTTTTTCATAATCTTTATGAGCAGCTTTTGTAATAATACTGCGGTCTACCAGGCGTTCAAAAACACCTTGAAATGCTGTATTCGATGAACATTGTAAAATGTATGCCATCGCATCTCTTAAATCATCAGCTAAGTCTGGTGCACCTTGTTGCTCGGCATTCTTTGCCACTTCTTCTAATTCCGCAAATAAAGCTGGCGGTATTGTGCCACCTTGTAAAACATGTGCAGGTGCAAAAGTTGCAAAAAACGGCGCTTCTCCGCGATATTGGCGAATTCTATCTAAGTGTGCCATAGCACTTACTACACCTAATGGTTGTTTATCACAGCCTTGGATTACAAATGCTCCATGATAGCTATGAGCTTCCATTTGGTTAACAACCATTTGAGCAACAGCGTTCCGGCTTTGTAATGAATAGCTCATACCTTGGTTGTTTTGTGCTGTTCCATCGCACATAACCGGTGTTGAGAAATAAAACGGAATACCACCATTTTGCCAAATACGAATGGCAGCATGTGCAGATGTTTTAAAGTCCATAATATGTGCTGGGTGATCAGCTGATCCACCGACTATGGCAATACGAGGTGCATTTTCCTCTAATCGATTTACTATTTCTTCAAGCGTCCAATCAGGCGCTGGCCCTTCATACTCAGTTCCAAGTAACTGTTTCGAACGGTCTAACAAACCTGCAACAGTAATGGGTTCGTTTGCTTTACCTTGAACGTTATCACGATAAGGGTTATACGAATTTTGAATCTTAGGATATAAAACTGACATATTGTTAACTCCCCTCATAGATCTGGTATCTATCTAATCCACCCCAATTAATGTCCGTATTCTACCATCACCCCCTGAATTTGCTATCTTAGAATATTATAAAAGCAATATAGCTATAATTGTCAATATTATTTTAGGATTCTAGTAAAAAAGTTTTATACTATCAAACCGAGTTTTGAAAGAGATTCAAAAAAATTTATTAATAACGAAAATAACAGGGCGGATTTACGGATGAAATCCGCCCTATGTTCAGGGATATAAAGGCGATCAATTGAAATTCTAATCTTGTAAACTACTATTATTGATTTTTAGCGATTTCTGCTAAATATTCATCAACATATTCTTTACCGATTGTATCAGCGTGTTTCTCAATAACTGGTGCTACTGCTTCTGCAAAGCGTGCATGTTCTTCTGGTGTGATTTCAGTAAATGTCATTGATTGTTTTAATCTTTCTAAACTTTCAGCTGCAACTTCACGGCTGCGTTGACGGTTATGCTTACCAGCTTCAACTGCAGCGTTTCGGATAATCTCTTGTTGTTCTGGTGTTAAAGTATCCCAAATTTGCTTACTGAATAAGAAGATAAATGGTGTATAAACGTGATTTGTGCTTGATACATGTTGTTGTACTTCAGCATACTGACTTAAATCAATTGTTGGATATGGATTTTCTTGTCCATCAACTGTACCTTGTTGCATTGCAGTAAATAATTCAGTGAAAGCCATTGGTGTTGGATTTGCCCCTAATGCTTTCCAAGCATCTAAGTGAATTTCGTTTTCCATTGTACGAATTTTCAAACCTTGAAGATCTTCCATTTTCGCAACAGCGCGCACGTCATTCGTTAAGTTACGGAAACCATTTTCCCACCAAGCTAATCCAACTAAACTTTGTTCTTCAAGTAAGCTAAACATTTTTTCACCAAATGGTCCGTCTAGCACTTTGTCAGCTACTTCTGCACTTGGAATTGTGAAAGGTAAGTCAAACACTCCATATGCTGGAATAAAGTTAACTAACGGTGATGTAGAAGGAATAGTAATTTCAAGCGTACCAAATTGTAACATTTCAATCGCAGAACGATCATCAGCTATTTGTCCTGAATGGTATACTTCAACGATGAAATCATCAGTTTGACTTTCTACTAATTCTTTGAACTTCATTGCTGATTCATATTCTGGATGTTGATCATTAACACCGATACTTACACGAAGTGTTTTCTTTTCACCACTACTAGATTCAGTTCCAGCACTTTCACCTTCTGAAGAAGAACCAGTTGATGTACTAGAACCACCTCCGCAAGCTGCTAATAAAAACAATGATAAGATCATAAGTACACTTATAATTTTCTTTTTCATAGACATGAACCCCTCCTGCATCTTATATCTTTTATTTTAGTAGTTTGATATAGCCAGCCTTGATCGCCTACCCTCCTTTCATGACCTTTCGAAATCATTGTTTTGTAATATAAAACACCGTTTTACATAACATGTAAAAAATAGAATGTTTTATATTATAAAACACCGTTTCCTTTTTGCATTTCAAAAGGTGATAAATCAATAATACCTGAAAAGGCTTTCACTCGCAAGAATTTTTTGAATAAAAAATCCATTTATTTTCTCGGGATAATTTACTGATAAATCTGAATCCTTTACACAAAAAAAAGAAATCTACTGAATAGCAGATTTCTTTGTCACTATTAGTTTTTATAGAGTCCAGCTTTACTTAAAATAGTTTTAAGCTCCTCTAACTTACTTTCCGCAAGTTGGTTTGCAGGTGGCAACACGTATGTTGAAGACAGTTCTCTACCTGTTAAACGCATCGCTTCTTTTACAACACTCACAAATGGTGTATCTAATTTATACATAAGTGGTAAATATGCTAAACGGCGATGCAATTCCGTTGCTTTCGCAAAATCACCTGATTGAAAGGCTCGATATATACCAACTTGTAGTTCAGGTGCAAAGTTAGTGCTGGCAGAAATAGCACCATCGCCTCCAAGAGCTAAGTTGTTCAATAAATGATCATCAAAGCCAGTTAATACTGCAAAATCAGGTCTTTCAGCCTTTACTGTTAAGATCATTTCTCGAATATGTCCAGCTGTATCAACAGTTTCTTTAATACCTACGATATTAGAATGATTCTTAGCAAGCTTGAGAACAAACTCCGGAGATAGATCCTGACCAGTCAATCCAGGAAAGTTATAAAAAATTATGTTTGTATCTACCGATTCGGCAATAGTTGAGTAGTGTTTATATAAGTTTTCTTCAGATAAATTCCAATAAAAAGGGTTGACGATAACAACACCATCTGCCCCTACTTCTTTACTATGTTTTGATAAGTCTATTACCTCACGAGTATTCGTACCCCCTGTTCCGATAAGAACAGGAACACGACCGGCTACGTATTTAGTTGCAAACGAAGCTACTTCCATTCTTTCTTCAGTTGACATTTGACTGAATTCGCCACCTGTACCTAAAAAGAATAGACCATTGACTCCTGAATCGATTAAATAATCAATTAGCTTTTTCATACTTGCAGTATCTAAAGAACCATCGCTAGTAAACAAAGTTGAAACCGGTGGGATAATACCTTTAAACAGCACGTTCGTACTCATCAGTTTTTACACTCCCAAAATAGACTAATTATTCTTTTCTTTTAGTTTTACTGTTTCTTTTACTTCTTTATTGAACAAATAAGTAGGATAATATCCTGCTAATACATCGGCGATATTTTGTGCTGTTTTTCGTTTCAATTCTAACTCTGCCTCTTCAGAATACCAAGCAGCATGTGGATTTAATACAACATTATCCATTTTTAACAATGGGTTATCACTTGCAATAGGTTCCTGTTCTAGAACGTCCAAACCTGCTCCTGCAATTTCCCCATCTTGTAACGCCTTAATTAACGCTTGCTCGTCAATAACAGGACCTCGAGCAGTATTAATAATAATCGCTTCTTTTTTCATTAACTTGAATTGTTTTTCTCCAATTAAGCCACGAGTTGACTCCATTAAAGGTGTATGAACAGATATATAGTCAGATTGCTCACATAGTTCATCAAGAGTTACTAGCTTTACATTTAAATCATTAGCAACTTGTTCAGGTATGAATGGATCATATGCAATGACATTGATACCGAATGCCTGAGCTTTTTTAGCCAAGGTTTGAGGTATACGGCCAAGACCGGCTAAGCCTAACACACGTCCTCTTAGACGGAAGATTGGTACGCTTACTTTAAAATCCCAATTTCCTCGTTTAACTTCATTATTTAATACTACTGTTTTTCTAGCACAAGACATTAATAGTGCGAATGCATGATCTGAAACTTCATCCATACAATAATCTGTGACATTACCTACAATAACATTATTTTCTGTCGCTGCTGCAATATCAACTGTATTTACACCAACACCATAGCGTGAGACAACTTTTAAATTTGGAAGGCTTTCAAGCACTTTTCTAGAAATCGGAGCGTATTGATTAAGGATACCATCAGCATCCTTTGCCGCTTCAATCACTTCGTCCTCTGTTTTACATTGTGCACGGATTAACTCTGCATCAACAGTAGCAAGCACTTCTTCTTCAGGTGCTAACGTGGAAAATTCAAAATCTGTAATAACTACTTTAAACTTACTCAACTGATTCATCTCCTAATTACATATATTCTTTCTGCGACTAGTATTATGTAGTTTAGTCTAAAATATTCTCCTGAAAATGCGACTAACTCTGTTCTATATAATAAAACAGAGTTTTGAATATTTAAAAACTATTCTTATTTTATAGTAATTTATTTTTTTTATCAATAAATTTGAATGAGTTTTTAAGATTGTCACAATTCATTAATTCCTTATCCACTACGCCTTTAATTACTCAGGATTATATGTACCTCGTATCTTGTTTACTGCAGGATTGTTATATTTAAAATTTGCTAATTGACATGCAGATTTCATCATGTTAGAATAAAACCGATTAAATAAATCGGAAAACTCAATATAGATTATCAAGAGTGGACGAGAGATTTGGCTCACTGACTCCACAGCAACCAGCCTTAAATGGAAAAGGTGCTCCTACCAACAAAGCCAATTGCTTTGGATGATGACGTAATGTTAAAACTCCTTTGCAACCGCGCAAAGGGGTTTTTTATATGCTCTTAAATTCTAATGCCCTTGTTTTAATATAGTTTTCTAAATGATTTTTTAACAATTAAACAACTTAAAGAGGAGAGATTTAGATGATACCAAATGAATATAATGTACTAAAAGGTGCGGAATCTTTTTATATAAAAGGAAATAATACTGGTATTTTACTACTTCATGGCTTTGTTGGAACGCCACAAAGCGTTCAATATATAGGAGAAAAGTATGCTGAAAAGGGATTGACAGTCTTAGCTCCAAGATTAAAAGGTCACGGCACACATTATACAGACCTTAATACTATAAGCTATTACGAATGGATTAACGAATGTATAGATGCATATAACACATTAAAAAAAGAATGTGACCAAGTTTTCATAATTGGTCAATCGATGGGTGGCATACTTGCATTGCACCTTGCAAGTATACTTAAGGATGTAAGTGGAGTTATTACTATAAATGCTGCAATCCACGTACCCGGATATGAAATCTATAGGGGCGCTGAGTCACCTAGATATATTCATGAAGGTACCCCTGATATCAAAGACCAAGCGGTAAACGAAATCACTTACGAGCAGGTACCATTACATTCAATTAAGCAATTACTATCCGTAATTGATCATACAAAAAAGACACTTTACCAGGTAACGTGCCCACTTTTACTTTTTAAATCCTCTATTGACCATGTTGTACCACCAATAAGTACGGATTTTATCTATGATAGTGTCCAATCGCAACATAAGATGATAAAGATACTGAACAATTCCTACCATGTAGCATCTATGGACTATGATAAAAATATCATCATTAATCACACTATTGATTTTATTACCGATGTTAAAAGCCAAAAACAAAAGTATAAACTCCTCCAGTAGGAGTTTATACTTTGATTTAAATACTCTCATCCCTTCTGTTCGAATTAAAAAGTGCAGAAGTCTAGACCTTTAGCACGTATGCCTTTTATAATATGGGGTAAAGCCACCACTGTTTGTTCTAGCTCATGTAGTAAAACAATCGAGCCTGGCCTACTATTTTCAACAACATTATTAACAATCATATAAGGCTGTTCCTTTAATTCCCAATCATATGATGAAATTTCCCACATAATTGGGGTTAACTGTAACCGTTCCAATATATCTAATGTTGCGTCATTATATCTACCAAACGGCGGTCTAAAATAAGAAACTGTTTCTCCAGTAATTTTTTCAATTGACTTCTTACTACTCTTAATCTGTCTGTACTGCTCACTATATGACAATCTAACTAGATCTTTATGATTAATGCTATGTGTACCAATCCTGTGGCCTTCTGCGAGCACTCTTTTCCAAGGCCGTTTTTCATAAAGTAATCGAGATTGCCAAAAGAATACAGCAGGCACCTTTTCTTTTAATAAAATATCTAAGATTGTATTTAAGTTCCTGCTTGGACCATCATCAAATGTCAATACAACTTTATCGTTGTTATTTTTCATTTGTGATACGTTAGTCAACCAGCGGTTATCTTTAAGATCGTACACGATCTCACTTTTAACTACTCAAGGACTATTCATAAAATTCACTCCTAGATTGTGATTTATCCCATCTACACAGAATTTTTTAACTAGCTTAATAGAATCACTGTAATTTGGAATTCAATTGGAAAAACTTTTTACTTTATCTATAAGATTAAAGCCATTTATAATATCATGTTAGGGAAGGGGAGAAAAAATGGCAACTATCAAACAATATGTATTTTTTGATTTTGAAATGCTTTGCTCAAAGCGTGCTATGCCATTCGCAGAAATGGAAGCCATACGTTTAGGTGCTGTTAAATATGACCTTCAAACTAAAGAAATAGAAACTTTTGATCAATATATACGTCCAACTACTTTAGAACCTTTAAGTGATTTTTGCAAATCATTAACGGGTATTCAAGACTCTGATTTGGA
Protein-coding regions in this window:
- a CDS encoding alpha/beta hydrolase; the encoded protein is MIPNEYNVLKGAESFYIKGNNTGILLLHGFVGTPQSVQYIGEKYAEKGLTVLAPRLKGHGTHYTDLNTISYYEWINECIDAYNTLKKECDQVFIIGQSMGGILALHLASILKDVSGVITINAAIHVPGYEIYRGAESPRYIHEGTPDIKDQAVNEITYEQVPLHSIKQLLSVIDHTKKTLYQVTCPLLLFKSSIDHVVPPISTDFIYDSVQSQHKMIKILNNSYHVASMDYDKNIIINHTIDFITDVKSQKQKYKLLQ
- a CDS encoding polysaccharide deacetylase family protein, whose protein sequence is MYDLKDNRWLTNVSQMKNNNDKVVLTFDDGPSRNLNTILDILLKEKVPAVFFWQSRLLYEKRPWKRVLAEGHRIGTHSINHKDLVRLSYSEQYRQIKSSKKSIEKITGETVSYFRPPFGRYNDATLDILERLQLTPIMWEISSYDWELKEQPYMIVNNVVENSRPGSIVLLHELEQTVVALPHIIKGIRAKGLDFCTF